One window of the Parasphingopyxis algicola genome contains the following:
- a CDS encoding aldose 1-epimerase encodes MTDDPTSPSLAAGDARLLVDFDGGIVARWAISGRDIFRPLPADIRNDREKPLRSGCFPLAPYCNRIVEGRFNFEMQRYQLPLNFGDHPHAIHGIAWQRRWTLEAQGADHLTIGLAEPAGDWPWAFSVRQTFRLAADALEIAIETTNRSERAMPAGIGLHPYFADADGGRVDIAADSVWLTDQSGIPTDKARYPAGLPSAPDNCLTGWNGRATITWPDRRLGLSAHSPLDHLHYYRPADADFLCLEPVSHAPDALNGTGAPMAILAPGETLSGAVRMEIR; translated from the coding sequence ATGACCGACGACCCGACGTCCCCGTCGCTGGCCGCCGGCGATGCCCGGCTTCTGGTCGATTTCGACGGCGGCATCGTCGCGCGCTGGGCGATATCCGGCCGCGACATATTCCGCCCGCTGCCGGCGGATATACGCAACGATAGAGAAAAACCGCTGCGATCCGGCTGCTTTCCGCTTGCGCCCTATTGCAACCGGATTGTCGAGGGGCGGTTCAATTTCGAGATGCAGCGCTATCAGCTGCCGCTCAACTTCGGCGATCATCCGCACGCCATTCACGGTATCGCCTGGCAGCGCCGCTGGACGCTCGAAGCCCAAGGCGCGGACCATCTCACGATCGGGCTTGCCGAACCCGCCGGCGATTGGCCCTGGGCTTTCAGCGTAAGGCAGACGTTCCGCCTTGCAGCCGATGCTCTCGAAATCGCGATCGAAACGACCAATCGCAGCGAGCGCGCCATGCCGGCCGGCATCGGTCTCCATCCCTATTTCGCGGATGCCGATGGCGGCCGTGTCGACATCGCGGCCGATTCTGTCTGGCTGACGGACCAAAGCGGAATTCCGACGGACAAGGCCCGATACCCGGCTGGCTTGCCCAGCGCGCCAGACAATTGCCTGACCGGCTGGAACGGGCGGGCCACGATCACATGGCCGGATCGCAGGCTCGGACTGAGTGCGCACAGCCCCCTCGACCATCTCCATTATTACCGGCCCGCAGATGCGGATTTCCTCTGCCTGGAGCCGGTCAGCCATGCGCCAGATGCGCTCAACGGGACAGGCGCGCCGATGGCAATCCTTGCGCCCGGCGAAACGCTGAGCGGCGCTGTACGCATGGAGATCCGGTGA
- the xylB gene encoding xylulokinase: MWLGIDIGTSSVKALLLDRDGAIAAQAEASLAVSRPQPLWSEQNPDDWWTATESAVLGLPQTLRKEVRGIGISGQMHGATVLGADDEVLRPAILWNDGRSFVQCEELMRRIPGATAITANLVMPGFTAPKLLWIAEHEPEVFAATQTVLLPKDFVRLRMTGDKASDMGDAAGTSWLDIAERRWSDAMLDATGLSEDHMPTLYEGCEPTGTLRAAVANRWDMDAVPVAAGAGDNAASAIGLGAFDPGDAFVSLGTSGVFFVADEMPRPNPDAAVHCYCHALPERWHRMGVILSAAATLDWAARFGGFANAGDALGAAGKAKAGPYFLPHLSGERTPHNDAEATGAFIGITADTDPADLLRATLEGVAFALAECQSALDEAGETVVHLVGGGSRSDLWAQMIADALRRPVAQVDGGHAGAALGAARLGALAAGAPCDAILTKPARGNVFEPKTDLSDRFAAWSRLYPALKEARL; the protein is encoded by the coding sequence ATGTGGCTGGGCATCGATATCGGAACTTCGTCGGTAAAGGCGCTGCTGCTCGACCGCGACGGCGCGATTGCCGCGCAGGCCGAAGCATCACTCGCGGTATCCCGGCCCCAGCCGCTCTGGTCGGAACAGAATCCCGATGACTGGTGGACCGCGACCGAGAGCGCGGTGTTGGGCCTGCCCCAAACGCTTCGCAAAGAGGTGCGCGGAATCGGGATAAGCGGCCAAATGCACGGCGCGACGGTGCTCGGTGCAGACGACGAAGTCTTGCGGCCCGCCATTCTGTGGAACGACGGACGCAGTTTTGTCCAGTGCGAAGAGCTGATGCGCCGCATTCCGGGCGCCACCGCAATCACCGCCAATCTCGTGATGCCGGGCTTTACCGCGCCCAAATTGCTCTGGATTGCCGAGCATGAGCCGGAGGTTTTCGCCGCGACGCAAACTGTCTTGCTGCCGAAGGATTTCGTTCGCCTCCGGATGACCGGCGACAAGGCCAGCGACATGGGCGATGCGGCCGGCACGAGCTGGCTCGATATCGCGGAGCGAAGATGGTCGGATGCGATGCTCGACGCGACGGGCCTTTCCGAAGACCATATGCCGACCCTGTATGAGGGCTGCGAGCCGACCGGCACGTTGCGCGCGGCGGTTGCCAACCGCTGGGATATGGACGCCGTGCCGGTCGCGGCCGGAGCAGGAGACAATGCCGCCAGCGCGATCGGCCTAGGCGCTTTCGATCCCGGCGACGCTTTTGTATCGCTCGGCACGTCGGGCGTATTTTTCGTGGCCGACGAAATGCCGCGCCCGAACCCGGATGCCGCCGTTCACTGCTATTGTCATGCCCTGCCGGAGCGGTGGCACCGCATGGGGGTCATCCTGTCGGCCGCGGCCACGCTGGATTGGGCCGCGCGTTTCGGCGGGTTCGCCAATGCCGGCGATGCGCTGGGCGCTGCGGGGAAAGCCAAGGCTGGCCCCTATTTCCTGCCGCATCTGTCCGGTGAACGCACGCCGCATAACGACGCCGAGGCAACGGGCGCGTTCATCGGCATTACCGCAGATACCGACCCGGCCGATCTCCTGCGCGCAACGCTGGAAGGCGTCGCGTTCGCGTTGGCCGAGTGCCAAAGCGCGCTGGACGAAGCGGGGGAGACTGTCGTCCATCTCGTTGGCGGTGGCAGCCGGTCGGACCTCTGGGCGCAGATGATCGCCGATGCGCTTCGCCGTCCGGTCGCGCAGGTCGATGGCGGCCATGCCGGAGCTGCTCTCGGCGCGGCACGGCTCGGGGCATTGGCGGCCGGTGCGCCGTGCGACGCGATTCTCACCAAGCCCGCTCGCGGGAACGTATTCGAACCCAAGACAGATCTATCGGACCGCTTTGCGGCCTGGTCCCGTCTCTATCCCGCGCTCAAGGAAGCACGCTTATGA
- a CDS encoding MFS transporter gives MPRWRRISYGFGDFGFNLYWSSASLFLLYFYTDVLGLPNQTAGFIFLIAMVWDGITDPVMGYIAERTRTRWGSYRPYILLGAVPLAVTLVLMFSDPGTEGMALALYAGATHVLFRTIYTILSIPFSSLSARMTRSSSVRNELAAYRMIAATLGGLFVAFFTLRLVAYFGEGDAATGFYWTAMLYAALSLPVFLFVFLTTREPEQPVHSETRPASLISALAALKANRPFLLVFGATMLGMAGSVLTSKTLIYYFKYTLGDELASGTALAVMTGGMALFVPIWAVITAKTSKRFVWSTGTAISVVASLALYFNPVETVPVVTILFAVMALGSAAGYLSFWSTLPDTVEFGQWRTGVRSESLVFGLMSFAQKVSFGLAAALLGVLLDLVGYRANVEQSAETMDGIKAIMTLLPALFGICAFLLIRAYPIDARLHGRIGRVLERRDRRASNA, from the coding sequence TTGCCGCGCTGGCGTCGGATAAGCTACGGCTTCGGCGATTTCGGTTTCAATCTCTATTGGTCCAGCGCCAGCCTCTTCCTCCTCTACTTCTATACCGACGTACTCGGGCTGCCCAACCAGACGGCGGGTTTCATCTTCCTGATCGCCATGGTCTGGGACGGGATCACCGATCCGGTCATGGGCTATATCGCCGAACGCACCCGCACGCGCTGGGGGAGCTATCGGCCCTATATCCTGCTAGGCGCCGTGCCGCTCGCGGTCACGCTCGTTCTGATGTTCTCCGATCCGGGCACCGAAGGCATGGCGCTCGCCCTCTATGCCGGCGCAACCCATGTGCTGTTCCGCACGATCTACACGATCCTCTCCATCCCCTTCAGCTCGCTATCGGCGCGGATGACGCGCAGCAGCAGCGTCCGCAACGAGCTCGCCGCCTACCGGATGATCGCCGCCACGCTCGGCGGACTGTTCGTCGCCTTCTTCACGCTCCGCCTCGTCGCCTATTTCGGGGAAGGAGACGCCGCGACGGGCTTCTACTGGACGGCAATGCTCTACGCCGCGCTCTCGCTGCCCGTTTTTCTGTTCGTTTTCCTGACGACGCGCGAACCGGAGCAACCCGTCCATTCCGAAACGCGCCCGGCCTCTCTGATCTCTGCGCTCGCCGCGCTCAAGGCCAACAGGCCGTTCCTGCTCGTCTTCGGCGCAACGATGCTGGGCATGGCCGGCAGCGTGCTGACCAGCAAGACTCTGATTTATTATTTCAAATATACGCTCGGCGACGAACTGGCGTCGGGCACGGCCCTGGCTGTGATGACCGGCGGCATGGCCCTGTTCGTGCCGATATGGGCGGTGATAACGGCCAAGACCTCGAAACGCTTCGTCTGGTCGACGGGAACTGCGATCTCGGTGGTGGCGTCGCTGGCACTCTACTTCAACCCAGTGGAGACGGTGCCAGTCGTTACGATCCTGTTCGCCGTGATGGCGCTGGGATCGGCCGCCGGTTATCTGTCCTTCTGGTCGACGCTGCCCGATACCGTGGAATTCGGCCAATGGCGCACCGGGGTCCGCAGCGAATCGCTGGTCTTCGGGCTGATGTCCTTCGCCCAGAAAGTGAGTTTCGGACTGGCCGCCGCGCTGCTCGGCGTCCTGCTCGATCTGGTCGGCTATCGCGCCAATGTCGAACAGAGCGCCGAGACGATGGATGGCATCAAGGCGATCATGACGCTGCTGCCCGCGCTGTTCGGCATCTGTGCCTTCCTCCTCATCCGTGCCTATCCGATCGACGCCCGGCTGCACGGACGGATCGGGCGGGTACTCGAGCGGCGCGATCGCCGCGCGTCGAACGCATGA
- a CDS encoding TetR/AcrR family transcriptional regulator, which translates to MNEAAKIDRNLNQREKQRIRTRAKILDVALTTFAAKGFEGATLRDIAAEADVNHALIKYHFNSKDNLWKEAVRFLFERMEEELAVDAKEEARLSELERLKNAIRRYVRYCARHPEHARIMVQESIRDGKRLDWAVEKFIGPQHADARPAFLRHKRKGLWPEVQDISITYILVAASQMIFVLAPEIRRLYGVDTLSDEVVDAHAEAIIELFFNHKVEDN; encoded by the coding sequence ATGAACGAGGCAGCGAAGATCGATCGCAACCTGAACCAGCGCGAGAAGCAGCGAATCCGGACGCGCGCGAAGATACTGGACGTCGCCCTGACAACCTTCGCGGCCAAGGGCTTCGAGGGCGCGACGCTGCGCGATATCGCGGCCGAGGCGGACGTCAATCACGCGCTGATCAAATATCACTTCAACAGCAAGGACAATCTCTGGAAAGAGGCCGTCCGCTTTCTCTTCGAGCGGATGGAAGAAGAGCTTGCGGTCGACGCGAAAGAAGAGGCCAGGCTCAGCGAGCTGGAACGGCTCAAGAACGCGATCCGGCGCTATGTACGCTATTGCGCCCGCCACCCCGAACATGCGCGGATCATGGTTCAGGAATCGATCCGCGACGGCAAGCGGCTCGACTGGGCGGTCGAGAAGTTCATCGGGCCGCAACATGCCGATGCACGGCCCGCTTTTCTTCGGCACAAGCGCAAGGGGCTCTGGCCCGAAGTTCAGGATATCTCGATCACCTATATCTTGGTTGCCGCCAGCCAGATGATTTTCGTGCTCGCGCCCGAAATTCGGCGGCTTTACGGCGTCGACACGCTCTCCGACGAGGTTGTCGACGCCCATGCCGAGGCGATCATCGAACTGTTTTTCAATCACAAGGTCGAAGACAACTGA